A region from the Chromatiales bacterium 21-64-14 genome encodes:
- a CDS encoding MFS transporter yields the protein MSALNPFSKLPRNTRRLIAARAARSVGQGALVVDFSLYLHALHWSAAVIGAVLSGALLVGAVLTLVTGPLSDRIGRRAFLLAYEGSQLVAALLALLSSRPEVLVPAALLGGFGRGAGGGAGPFAPVEQAWLAAPLEDRDRGRVYSLNTAVGFFGMGMGALLAALPDMLTQGPPGPGAYRPLFGLVLLGALASILALRGAAESPSATPPSAAAQPDTRAENGRLLRLAAINALNGTGIGLVGPLMAYWFMLRFGKGAAAIAPVMAFAFVITALASLFGGWLSTRLGVVRTVVWMRMVGLGLLVLMPLAPTFAWAATFYVLRGAFNLGTAGARQALNMGLVHPNRRGLAASLSSVSIQVPRAIGPAVAGVLFQAGWLALPFLLAASFQGAYVFFYRRVFHRYDPAVQARVPLT from the coding sequence ATGTCAGCCCTCAACCCCTTTTCCAAGCTGCCCCGGAACACGCGGCGGCTGATCGCTGCCCGTGCGGCACGCAGCGTCGGCCAGGGCGCGCTGGTAGTGGATTTCTCCCTTTATCTTCATGCCTTGCACTGGTCCGCCGCGGTGATCGGCGCGGTGTTGAGCGGCGCGCTGCTGGTGGGAGCGGTGCTCACGCTGGTGACCGGACCCTTGAGTGACCGGATCGGCCGCAGGGCTTTCCTGCTGGCTTATGAAGGAAGCCAGCTGGTAGCCGCGTTGTTGGCGCTGCTCAGCAGCCGCCCGGAGGTATTGGTGCCAGCCGCCCTTCTGGGGGGCTTCGGACGTGGCGCAGGCGGGGGGGCGGGGCCCTTCGCCCCGGTCGAACAGGCGTGGCTGGCCGCACCCCTGGAAGACCGCGATCGGGGCCGAGTCTACAGCCTGAACACCGCGGTGGGCTTTTTTGGAATGGGGATGGGCGCATTGCTCGCGGCCCTACCCGACATGTTGACCCAGGGGCCACCCGGACCGGGCGCCTACCGGCCGCTGTTCGGACTGGTACTGCTGGGGGCGCTCGCCTCGATCCTGGCGTTGCGCGGGGCGGCGGAGTCACCCTCCGCCACCCCGCCCTCAGCGGCGGCGCAACCGGACACGCGGGCCGAGAACGGCCGCCTGCTCCGCCTCGCGGCGATCAACGCCCTGAACGGGACCGGCATCGGATTGGTGGGCCCCCTTATGGCCTATTGGTTCATGCTGCGCTTTGGAAAGGGAGCCGCAGCCATCGCGCCGGTGATGGCCTTCGCGTTCGTGATAACCGCCCTCGCGTCTTTGTTCGGCGGATGGCTCAGCACTCGCCTGGGCGTCGTGCGTACGGTAGTCTGGATGCGCATGGTCGGACTCGGGCTACTGGTCCTCATGCCATTGGCACCGACCTTTGCCTGGGCCGCCACCTTCTACGTGTTGCGGGGCGCCTTCAATCTGGGTACCGCCGGTGCCCGTCAGGCCTTGAACATGGGGCTGGTGCACCCCAACCGGCGCGGACTCGCCGCCAGCCTGAGCAGCGTGTCCATACAGGTCCCCCGGGCCATAGGTCCGGCGGTGGCCGGGGTCCTGTTCCAGGCCGGCTGGCTGGCCTTGCCGTTCCTGCTGGCGGCCTCGTTCCAGGGTGCCTACGTGTTCTTTTACCGGCGCGTGTTCCATCGCTACGACCCGGCGGTCCAAGCCAGAGTGCCCCTGACCTGA
- a CDS encoding fatty acid hydroxylase, giving the protein MPFESFVLAHATGIRLGAFLGVFVAMAAWELAAPRRTLTASKARRWTSNLVLVVLNSVLLRVLFPAAAVGVAVFAQARGWGVFDYLQLPYIVAVALAVVVLDLAIYLQHVIFHAIPALWRLHRVHHADPDIDVTTGARFHPVEIVLSMLIKFAVIVALGPPVVGVVLFEVLLNATSMFNHSNVRMPARLDRVLRWLVVTPDMHRVHHSVAEDETNSNFGFNLPWWDRLFGTYRDQPRLGHTAMTIGITTFPDVRQCTGLRGMLAMPFVGRITAYAINRRSWEPPGERTDDRP; this is encoded by the coding sequence TTGGGGGCGTTTCTCGGCGTGTTCGTGGCCATGGCGGCCTGGGAGCTGGCGGCGCCGCGGCGCACGCTGACCGCCTCCAAGGCGCGGCGTTGGACCAGCAACCTGGTCCTGGTGGTGCTCAACAGCGTGTTGCTGCGCGTCCTGTTTCCGGCCGCTGCCGTGGGGGTGGCGGTCTTCGCGCAGGCCCGGGGCTGGGGCGTGTTCGATTACCTGCAGCTGCCTTACATCGTGGCGGTGGCGCTGGCGGTGGTGGTGCTGGATCTCGCGATCTATCTCCAACACGTCATATTCCACGCGATCCCGGCCCTGTGGCGTTTGCATCGGGTACACCACGCGGATCCGGACATCGACGTGACCACCGGCGCGCGTTTCCATCCGGTGGAGATCGTGCTGTCCATGCTGATCAAGTTCGCGGTAATCGTGGCTCTGGGCCCTCCGGTGGTGGGAGTGGTGTTGTTCGAGGTCCTGCTGAACGCCACTTCCATGTTCAACCACAGCAACGTGCGCATGCCGGCACGGCTCGACCGCGTGCTGCGCTGGCTGGTGGTCACCCCGGACATGCATCGCGTGCATCATTCCGTGGCCGAGGATGAGACCAACAGCAATTTCGGTTTCAACCTGCCGTGGTGGGACCGGTTGTTCGGCACCTACCGGGATCAGCCGCGGCTTGGCCACACGGCCATGACGATCGGGATCACGACCTTTCCGGATGTAAGACAATGCACGGGGTTGCGCGGCATGCTGGCGATGCCCTTTGTCGGGCGCATCACCGCCTACGCCATCAACCGCCGCAGCTGGGAGCCGCCAGGTGAACGCACGGACGATCGCCCGTAG